In Microtus ochrogaster isolate Prairie Vole_2 chromosome 4, MicOch1.0, whole genome shotgun sequence, one genomic interval encodes:
- the Chmp1a gene encoding charged multivesicular body protein 1a encodes MDDTLFQLKFTAKQLEKLAKKAEKDSKAEQAKVKKALQQKNVECARVYAENAIRKKNEGVNWLRMASRVDAVASKVQTAVTMKGVTKNMAQVTKALDKALSAMDLQKVSAVMDRFEQQVQNLDVHTSVMEDSMSSATTLTTPQEQVDSLIVQIAEENGLEVLDQLSQLPEGASAVGESSVRSQEDQLSRRLAALRN; translated from the exons ATGGACG ATACCCTGTTCCAGTTGAAG TTCACAGCGAAGCAGCTAGAGAAACTGGCCAAAAAGGCAGAGAAGGACTCCAAGGCTGAGCAGGCCAAGGTGAAGAAG GCCCTTCAGCAGAAAAACGTGGAGTGTGCCCGCGTGTATGCTGAAAATGCAATCCGCAAGAAGAATGAAGGTGTGAACTGGCTCCGCATGGCGTCCCGTGTGGATGCAGTAGCATCCAAGGTACAGACAGCTGTGACCATGAAGGGG GTGACCAAGAATATGGCACAGGTGACCAAAGCTCTGGACAAGGCGCTGAGTGCCATGGATCTTCAAAAGGTGTCGGCAGTGATGGACAGGTTTGAGCAGCAGGTGCAGAACCTGGATGTGCACACATCG GTAATGGAGGATTCTATGAGCTCTGCTACCACGCTGACCACACCTCAGGAGCAGGTCGACAGCCTCATTGTGCAGATTGCTGAGGAAAATGGCCTAGAGGTCTTAGACCAGCTCAGCCAGCTTCCAGAGGGCGCCTCTGCTGTGGGCGAGAGCTCAGTGCGCAGCCAGGAGGACCAGCTGTCTCGAAG GTTGGCTGCCCTGAGGAATTAG
- the Spata33 gene encoding spermatogenesis-associated protein 33 isoform X2 gives MGQSKSKPREKTVEEEKMVPTNFVAKSKEKVMEKESKQLDKEALNQPADSLLFAAGTSKHSRPSSSSEGIHHAYSSAWLWRQGSFMFQCFIFGVKNGFLHSAAGTINTQDYTILKRDSGPCFAIGREVFLR, from the exons ATGGGCCAGTCCAAAAGCAAACCCAGAGAGAAGACAG TTGAGGAGGAAAAGATGGTCCCTACCAATTTTGTTGCAAAATCTAAGGAGAAAGTAATGGAAAAGGAGTCCAAGCAGCTTGACAAAGAAGCCTTGAATCAACCTGCTGACAGCCTGCTGTTTGCGGCAGGGACGTCCAAGCACTCAaggccttcctcttcctctgaag GCATCCACCATGCTTACTCATCAGCATGGCTTTGGCGTCAAGGGTCCTTCATGTTCCAGTGTTTCATCTTCGGTGTCAAGAATGGCTTCCTTCACAGTGCTGCAGGTACGATAAACACACAAGATTACACGATTCTTAAGAGAGACTCTGGACCTTGCTTTGCTATTGGCAGGGAAGTCTTTCTAAGGTAG